A single region of the Manihot esculenta cultivar AM560-2 chromosome 12, M.esculenta_v8, whole genome shotgun sequence genome encodes:
- the LOC110628627 gene encoding secretory carrier-associated membrane protein 1 isoform X1, which yields MSRKNSNPFDEEDVNPFANRGSAPSANSGLSPLPPERYDRSATIDIPLNSGKDLKSREKELEAREAELKKREQELKRREDAIARAGIVIEEKNWPSFFPIIHHDISSEIPIHLQRMQYVAFTTFLGISVCLLWNLIAVTTAWINGEGLTIWLLSIIYFISGVPGAYIMWYRPLYRAMRTDSALKFGWFFLSYMFHIGFCILATFSPPIIFEEKSLTGILPAFDLLNTNTFVGILYFIGFGCFCVESLLSIWVIQQVYMYFRGSGKAAEMKREAATRTMLAAF from the exons ATGAGTCGCAAGAATTCTAATCCTTTCGATGAAGAAGATGTCAATCCTTTTGCA AATCGAGGAAGTGCTCCATCAGCAAACTCAGGGCTTTCACCCCTTCCTCCTGAACGCTATGATCGTAGTGCAACAATTGACATTCCCCTTAACAGTGGAAAG GATTTAAAATCAAGGGAGAAGGAGCTCGAAGCTAGAGAGGCTGAGTTGAAGAAGAGAGAACAG GAACTAAAACGAAGGGAAGATGCAATAGCACGAG CTGGAATTGTAATTGAAGAAAAGAATTGGCCTTCATTTTTTCCTATTATCCATCATGACATTTCATCTGAAATACCAATCCATCTACAAAGGATGCAATATGTTGCATTTACAACATTCTTAG GAATATCTGTGTGTCTCTTGTGGAATCTTATTGCAGTTACCACTGCTTGGATCAATGGGGaag gTTTAACAATTTGGTTACTTTCTATTATTTACTTTATATCGGGAGTTCCTGGAGCCTATATTATGTGGTATCGCCCTCTATATCGTGCAATGAG GACTGATAGTGctctgaaatttggatggtttTTCTTATCTTACATG TTCCACATTGGCTTTTGCATCCTTGCCACTTTTTCTCCACCAATTATTTTTGAAGAAAAATCTCTTAC AGGTATTTTGCCTGCTTTTGATCTTCTCAACACAAATACTTTTGTTGGA ATACTCTACTTCATTGGATTTGGATGTTTCTGTGTTGAATCCTTGCTCAGTATTTGGGTTATTCAG CAAGTTTACATGTATTTCCGAGGAAGTGGTAAAGCTGCAGAGATGAAGAGGGAAGCTGCAACAAGGACAATGCTGGCTGCATTTTAA
- the LOC110628627 gene encoding secretory carrier-associated membrane protein 1 isoform X2 encodes MSRKNSNPFDEEDVNPFANRGSAPSANSGLSPLPPERYDRSATIDIPLNSGKDLKSREKELEAREAELKKREQELKRREDAIARAGIVIEEKNWPSFFPIIHHDISSEIPIHLQRMQYVAFTTFLGISVCLLWNLIAVTTAWINGEGLTIWLLSIIYFISGVPGAYIMWYRPLYRAMRTDSALKFGWFFLSYMFHIGFCILATFSPPIIFEEKSLTGILPAFDLLNTNTFVGILYFIGFGCFCVESLLSIWVIQVSKLLEL; translated from the exons ATGAGTCGCAAGAATTCTAATCCTTTCGATGAAGAAGATGTCAATCCTTTTGCA AATCGAGGAAGTGCTCCATCAGCAAACTCAGGGCTTTCACCCCTTCCTCCTGAACGCTATGATCGTAGTGCAACAATTGACATTCCCCTTAACAGTGGAAAG GATTTAAAATCAAGGGAGAAGGAGCTCGAAGCTAGAGAGGCTGAGTTGAAGAAGAGAGAACAG GAACTAAAACGAAGGGAAGATGCAATAGCACGAG CTGGAATTGTAATTGAAGAAAAGAATTGGCCTTCATTTTTTCCTATTATCCATCATGACATTTCATCTGAAATACCAATCCATCTACAAAGGATGCAATATGTTGCATTTACAACATTCTTAG GAATATCTGTGTGTCTCTTGTGGAATCTTATTGCAGTTACCACTGCTTGGATCAATGGGGaag gTTTAACAATTTGGTTACTTTCTATTATTTACTTTATATCGGGAGTTCCTGGAGCCTATATTATGTGGTATCGCCCTCTATATCGTGCAATGAG GACTGATAGTGctctgaaatttggatggtttTTCTTATCTTACATG TTCCACATTGGCTTTTGCATCCTTGCCACTTTTTCTCCACCAATTATTTTTGAAGAAAAATCTCTTAC AGGTATTTTGCCTGCTTTTGATCTTCTCAACACAAATACTTTTGTTGGA ATACTCTACTTCATTGGATTTGGATGTTTCTGTGTTGAATCCTTGCTCAGTATTTGGGTTATTCAGGTTT CAAAGTTGCTCGAGCTTTAA
- the LOC122721394 gene encoding uncharacterized protein LOC122721394, whose amino-acid sequence MVCFCFLVDQTRKIQRSKPVAGICSRCGGGASVADVKSCTRVCYVPFYWKSWRAIICTFCGAILRSY is encoded by the coding sequence ATGGTATGCTTTTGCTTTCTCGTTGATCAGACCCGCAAAATTCAGAGAAGCAAGCCGGTGGCAGGGATTTGCTCACGATGCGGTGGTGGAGCCAGCGTAGCAGACGTGAAAAGTTGTACAAGAGTTTGTTATGTGCCATTTTATTGGAAGTCTTGGAGAGCTATTATATGTACTTTTTGTGGAGCTATTCTTCGATCTTATTGA